Part of the Kordiimonas pumila genome is shown below.
TGCCGGGTTTGTCGCAGCTTGATGCCGAAAAAGTAGCAAGTGTGACGATCGAGATGCTAAGCGCGGCACTTCTTGGTATTGAGGCTCCGCATATTCTAGAATCAGAGAGTATGTCTGGTCCTGTTTTAAGGTCGGTTCGTATCTGTATTGAAAATAACCTGCATAAACCGGGCCTGAACCCGGATAGCATTGCCCGCATGGTTGGGGTTTCCAGAACTAAGCTGTTTCAGGTCTGCAAGCCCTACGGTAGCCCTATGGAGCTATTACATTACCGCCGTATGCGCCGGGCAACAGAATTGATGAAATCCGAGCCTAGCATTACCATATCAGAAGTTTCTTTTGCTGTTGGGTATGAAAACCGCGAAACATTCAGCCGTATTTTTCGGCGTGAATTTGGCTTTTCGGCGCGTGATTTTCTGCAATCATATCGCCTGAATACCCCGCAGTAATAATTCCCTATAAAAACCCTACTTTTCATTGAAACTTTTGCCGTCTGGCATATGTCATGCTGGGTAAGCAGAAAGGGATACTATGACGGATGATATGCTGGCATTTGGGCGGGGTGTGCTGGAAAGCCAGCCCTTTAGTGTGCTTTTGGGGACAGAGCTGACAGCTTTTGAAAAAGGCATGGCAGAACTGGCGCTTGACCTGAAGCCCGAGCACAGGCAGCAGCATGGTTATGCGCATGGCGGTATTATAAGCTATTTGGCAGATAATGCCCTCACTTTTGCGGGCGGCTCTGTTATGGGCGACTGCCTAACGCTGGAATATAAAATAAATTATCTGCGCCCTGCTGTGGGCGAGCGCCTTGTTGCCCGGGCTCGCACAGCAGGCGTGGGCCGCAGTCAGGCGGTTTGCACCTGCGATATATATGCCTTGAAGCGCGGTGTGGAAAAGCTGTGCGCCACCGCACAGGGTACAATCTGGAAACTATCTAAAGGCGATTAAACAAGCAGCCTTTATTCCGGGATAGACCGAACAAGCCGGAAACCAATATTTTTACGCCGTTCTGTACCCTCTGTTTTATGCCGTGCCTGTGCGGCAAGCAGGGCAGGCATGGCCGAGTTCATACTGCCGCGCACCACGCCCATGCCTGTATCACAGGTTCCGTCTGTGCCCATAAAGGGTGCTGCATTTGCCGGCGCTTTGGTAAAATCATCCTGCCAGCAATCAGCAACCCATTCTGCTACGTTACCAAGGGTGTCATAAAGGCCGTATGTATTGGGTTTATATTGACCGACAGGGAAGGTCATATCGAGGTCGGGCATGTCGGCGCATTCAGCACAGGTGCCACCCGCATTACTGAAGGCTGCGCGCTGGGTATCAATTTGGGCATTTTGCCCGCGTACCATATAGGCCCATTCCACTTCACTGGGTAGCCGCCAAAAACCGGTGCCGCCTGCTTTTTGCCACTCGTTATTGAGCCATTCAATAAAGCTCGCAATGTCATTTTTGTTCACATTAATAACAGGCCGCTTCATGCGGCCCCAGCCCATGTCATTTGGCACATAGGCATTACAGCCACCGGCTTCAACACATTTGTCCCACTGACTAAAGGTTATTTCATATGCCGTAGCTTCAAAGGCTTTGGGGATAATGTTGCCGTCTATTTTGGTAATAGTTTGGCCAATGCCTGATTTTTTATAGGTAAAAAAGCCAGCAGGAATGCGCACAACCGGGCCAGTTAAAGTATAGAGCGGCAGCGACTGTTCGGCCAGTTTCAGGGCCTTTTCAGCCTCACCTCTGTAAAGGCTGGTGGCATAAACAGAGAGAAAGTTTTTCAGGGCGGTCACAGACCCGCTTTTTTGGGCGCTGTAAAAAGCCAGCGCTTCTTCATGCTGCTTTGCCTGATCGCGGAATTTGCCTTTTGGATAAGCGTCGAGATAGTTTTGATAGCTTGGGATAGTGTTTTGCTGGCGGGCAACACGCATGGCCGCCACATCAGCGCCGTTTGTGGCATCTATCACAAACTTACCGTCAGGCCAGTGTTCCAGATAGCGCAAAAATGATACCTCTGTATTAAGCTCTTTGGCGCGCCTAAAGCTCAGGAAATCAGCAGATTCAACGTTTTCGCCTGTTGGATATTGCCGCCGGTAAGCTGCATATGCAAAAATGGTATGCTGTTTTTGGGCAAATTCAAAGGCCGCTTTTTCAGATGTAGTAAAGGCGCTTATGGCTTCCAGAATTTTTGCTTTAAGGGCGGCGGCTTCCGGTGCAAAAAGCGGCTTTTCCCCGGCTTCGGCCAAATAGGCGTTGATGAGCATTTCTGCACGCTGGTAGAAACCGCTGCCATAAGCGGCGCGTGCGGCATGGTAGCTAATATCAACCGGCAATGCCTGGTTGTTTTGCATCAGGTCCTGAAACAGGTTGTCTGCCAATTTGAAGCGGCCAATGTCAAGCGCTTCTAAGGCAATTTGCAGCTCTGCATCTGTATCAAGCGCATGCGGCGAGGCTGTGGGAAAAATGGAGATCGAGCAAAATAAAAATAGAAAGCTGATTATCTTTTTCACTAAGCAAACCTTAAAAATTGCTAACAGACAGTATATTAATATGCGTTCTTTGATCATAGCGCAATAATTGTGGGCGACGATACTTTTCTTACATAGCCTTTGTTTTAAATGTCATTTTATAGGGCATCCATGTGGGTGCTTGCTAAATCACGCCTGCAGTTATAGTTTTTACAGACGGCAGCTAGCGTAAGGGAACCGCGTGTTTATACAGATTGCAATTGGCTCTTTTCTGATCGTTTGCACCATTTTGGTGGAGGTAAGCTTTATCGAGCTTGCCATTATGGCGACTCGTCGCTTTGGTAAAAACCTGATGGACAGCAAACGCTTTAGCCATTTTGTTCTTGTGCTAACGGTAACAGCACTGTGGCTTTTGGCGGCCCTTAGCCTTGCCATGTGGGTGTGGGCTTTGGGTTTTCTCTATGTCGGGGCCTTTGATACGCTTGAGGCGGCGCTGTATTTTGCAATGGCATCCTTTACCACACTGGGGTTTGGTGACCTACTATTGCCGCTTGAATGGCGGCTGCTGTCTGGCTTTGCAGCGGCAAACGGGTTGGTGCTGTTTGGCCTTAATACCGCTTTCCTGATCGAAATAATGATGCGCATGCGCACATCGCGCCGCTAATAACTTCTTATTTATCAACAGGCTAATCTATGGTTTTTCTGCATCGCAGCATTTTTCTGTATTTTTGTTGACTATACCGACCAGACGGTATAGTATGCCTTTCACTTAAAGAGGTAAGAAGCCCGATGTCACCGACAGAACGAGTATATTCTAATTCTAAAGAAACGATCCTTGATGCCGCCCACAGGGTTGCAGAGCGTGATGGTGCCGGTAAGGTTACGATCGATGCTGTTGCCCGTGAAGCGGGTGTGAGCAAAGGGGGGGTTCTTTATAATTTTCCCAGCAAGGAAATGCTTTTAAAAGGCATGCTGGAGAGAAAAATTGAAACGTCCCGTGCTGATATGAATGCGCTGCGAGAAGACCTCAAGCGAAAGGGTGAAAAAAACCCCACGCTTCGTGCAATGATCAGATCGGCCTGTTTGAAAGAATGTGAAACAGATAACGGGGTTTCGATGGCGATATTGGCGTCAGCGGCACAGAACCCTGACCTGTTAGAGCCTGCTCGGGTATTATTTCGGCAATACTGGGCTGATATTATGACGGAATGTGATGATATAGCCGGGGCAGCCGTTCTATTTGCTGCGATTGATGGTTTGGTTCTTACTTCAAAATTGGGCATGGGTATGGCTCCCTACAATACCGATGACCTAGATAGTTTTATTGAAAAATTTGATCAGTTCGCCAAAGGCCTGTAATACAATGACCATCTCCCCCCGAAAAATCTGCCATGTTGGCAGTATAGTATTTTTAATGTCTGCACTTGTTGCTTGTTCTGAACCAGAGCAGGTGGTGCAACCTGATGAAATTCATACCGTTGTTATAAAAACCGCTGAAGGCGGTACTACCTCGGCGCTGATAAACCGGCGTTTTATTGGGCTTGTAGAGCCTGTAAGCACTGTAGATATTTCGTTTCAGGTTACAGGCAACATGACCCAGCTACCGGTTAAAGAAGGCACCGTCGTGCCTGAAGGTGGCCTGCTGGCTGCGCTTGACCCCGCTGAATTTAAATCAGCTGTACGCGAGGCGGAAGTAGCTGTTGATGTGGCTGAAAGCGAACTTAGGCGCAAGAAAATCCTGCTCGATAAACAGCTGGTTGCCCCCGAAACATACGAGCAGTCACGCAGTGTTTATGATCTGCGGAAAGTGGCGCTTGATAATGCGGAACGTAATCTTTCCTATACCACCATTAATGCGCCGTTTGATGCACTGATCACCCGCCGTTTGGTGGATGCCCACACAAATGTGCAAGCGCGGGAAGCTGTTCTTAGAATTCAGGATGTGAGCGAGCTGCGCGTGCGTATTTCAGTGCCAGAAGATCTGATGAGGGCATCCACGGACGCAAGCGAGGTTGACGTTAAGGCCCTCGTTAGTGCGGCGGGCACAGAATATTCTTATCCGCTTGAATACCGCGAGCATTCAACTGAGGCAGATCAGGTTGCGCAAAGCTACGGTGTTGTTTTTGGCATGCCGCGCCCAGCTGAAGTTAACCTTTTGCCGGGCATGACAGTGTCTGTTGTGGTGACG
Proteins encoded:
- a CDS encoding PaaI family thioesterase, which translates into the protein MTDDMLAFGRGVLESQPFSVLLGTELTAFEKGMAELALDLKPEHRQQHGYAHGGIISYLADNALTFAGGSVMGDCLTLEYKINYLRPAVGERLVARARTAGVGRSQAVCTCDIYALKRGVEKLCATAQGTIWKLSKGD
- a CDS encoding efflux RND transporter periplasmic adaptor subunit, coding for MSALVACSEPEQVVQPDEIHTVVIKTAEGGTTSALINRRFIGLVEPVSTVDISFQVTGNMTQLPVKEGTVVPEGGLLAALDPAEFKSAVREAEVAVDVAESELRRKKILLDKQLVAPETYEQSRSVYDLRKVALDNAERNLSYTTINAPFDALITRRLVDAHTNVQAREAVLRIQDVSELRVRISVPEDLMRASTDASEVDVKALVSAAGTEYSYPLEYREHSTEADQVAQSYGVVFGMPRPAEVNLLPGMTVSVVVTPKLASGSAIVYVPVGALDDSAGTGMRVWVYNPETELVAPRRVQQGAIMNGYVSVVSGLEAGEQVVAAGVQSLKEGMKVQPLGKLR
- a CDS encoding TetR/AcrR family transcriptional regulator; this encodes MSPTERVYSNSKETILDAAHRVAERDGAGKVTIDAVAREAGVSKGGVLYNFPSKEMLLKGMLERKIETSRADMNALREDLKRKGEKNPTLRAMIRSACLKECETDNGVSMAILASAAQNPDLLEPARVLFRQYWADIMTECDDIAGAAVLFAAIDGLVLTSKLGMGMAPYNTDDLDSFIEKFDQFAKGL
- a CDS encoding ion channel: MFIQIAIGSFLIVCTILVEVSFIELAIMATRRFGKNLMDSKRFSHFVLVLTVTALWLLAALSLAMWVWALGFLYVGAFDTLEAALYFAMASFTTLGFGDLLLPLEWRLLSGFAAANGLVLFGLNTAFLIEIMMRMRTSRR
- a CDS encoding formylglycine-generating enzyme family protein, which translates into the protein MKKIISFLFLFCSISIFPTASPHALDTDAELQIALEALDIGRFKLADNLFQDLMQNNQALPVDISYHAARAAYGSGFYQRAEMLINAYLAEAGEKPLFAPEAAALKAKILEAISAFTTSEKAAFEFAQKQHTIFAYAAYRRQYPTGENVESADFLSFRRAKELNTEVSFLRYLEHWPDGKFVIDATNGADVAAMRVARQQNTIPSYQNYLDAYPKGKFRDQAKQHEEALAFYSAQKSGSVTALKNFLSVYATSLYRGEAEKALKLAEQSLPLYTLTGPVVRIPAGFFTYKKSGIGQTITKIDGNIIPKAFEATAYEITFSQWDKCVEAGGCNAYVPNDMGWGRMKRPVINVNKNDIASFIEWLNNEWQKAGGTGFWRLPSEVEWAYMVRGQNAQIDTQRAAFSNAGGTCAECADMPDLDMTFPVGQYKPNTYGLYDTLGNVAEWVADCWQDDFTKAPANAAPFMGTDGTCDTGMGVVRGSMNSAMPALLAAQARHKTEGTERRKNIGFRLVRSIPE